One region of Primulina tabacum isolate GXHZ01 chromosome 1, ASM2559414v2, whole genome shotgun sequence genomic DNA includes:
- the LOC142546107 gene encoding putative galacturonosyltransferase-like 7, whose product MPWIIKFSGFFSAAIVMIVLSPSLQSFPPAEAIRSSHVEYSQYLRLPTDTHSLDESSFRKAPAFRNADDCRLSKLEKPSVCDPSLVHVAITLDVEYLRGSVAAVHSVLQHSKCPESVFFHFLVSETGLETLVRSTFPELRFKVYYFDPERARSLISSSVRQALEQPLNYARNYLADILESCVTRVIYLDSDLVVVDDIAKLWRTSLGRKTIGAPEYCHANFTKYFTDHFWSDPSFSGVFSGRNPCYFNTGVMVMDLGKWRQFGYTRRIEKWMEIQKTSTNRIYELGSLPPFLLVFAGDVAPIEHRWNQHGLGGDNVRGSCRDLHPGPVSLLHWSGSGKPWRRLDSRRPCPLDSLWAAFDLYEHPT is encoded by the coding sequence ATGCCGTGGATAATTAAGTTCTCTGGGTTTTTCTCTGCGGCGATTGTGATGATTGTGTTATCCCCTTCCCTACAATCATTTCCTCCTGCGGAAGCTATTAGATCCTCTCACGTGGAATATTCCCAATATCTCAGATTACCCACAGATACGCATTCACTGGATGAATCATCCTTCAGAAAAGCCCCGGCATTCCGCAATGCCGACGACTGCCGCTTGTCGAAGTTGGAGAAACCCAGCGTCTGCGACCCGTCTCTCGTTCATGTGGCGATTACGCTCGATGTAGAGTATTTACGTGGATCAGTTGCGGCTGTGCATTCAGTTCTACAGCATTCCAAGTGTCCTGAAAGCGTGTTCTTCCATTTCCTGGTCTCGGAGACCGGCCTCGAGACTCTGGTTCGTTCAACTTTCCCTGAATTGAGGTTTAAAGTGTATTATTTTGATCCTGAGAGAGCACGGAGCCTGATATCGAGCTCCGTTAGGCAAGCGCTCGAGCAGCCATTGAATTATGCTCGAAATTATTTAGCCGATATTCTGGAGAGTTGTGTGACGAGAGTGATATACTTGGATTCAGATCTCGTAGTCGTTGATGATATAGCAAAACTCTGGAGAACTAGCTTAGGTAGAAAAACAATCGGCGCACCGGAATACTGCCACGCCAATTTCACCAAATACTTCACCGACCATTTCTGGTCCGACCCTTCATTCTCCGGCGTGTTCTCCGGGCGGAACCCTTGTTATTTCAATACGGGAGTGATGGTAATGGATCTGGGAAAATGGAGGCAGTTCGGGTACACCCGCCGGATCGAGAAATGGATGGAGATTCAGAAAACAAGCACCAATAGGATCTACGAACTGGGCTCGCTGCCACCATTTTTACTGGTGTTCGCCGGCGACGTGGCTCCGATCGAGCACAGGTGGAACCAACATGGATTAGGAGGTGATAACGTGAGAGGGAGCTGCCGCGACCTCCACCCCGGACCGGTGAGCCTGCTCCACTGGAGCGGCAGCGGGAAACCATGGCGGCGGCTCGACTCCAGACGGCCTTGTCCATTAGATTCATTGTGGGCCGCATTCGATTTGTACGAACATCCGACGTGA